TGGCCACCGTTACCTTTTTGGCGCACACCGGCGGCCCCGCtccagggggggggagaaggttcccgctccgccgcctggACCGATCAACCTCCGTGCCATTTCAATGGCATCCGTCCCTCCCACccccttctccgccgcctctgctACTAGCGTCCACTGCCATCCCATCGCGTTACATCACTAAGCGACAGTTTGTCTTGACTTGCTTCTTCCATCCCGCGCCAGGTGGCCTCTTCTCAACGCCCCTTGTCCCGCCAACACACACAAACAAAACCTGGCCGACGTGACTGGTGGTCGTttgttcgtcgtcgcggaaTTTACTTACATAGTGCATACATACGCCCACCCTGACGGACGAATCGTGACAGCCAAATGCCAACtgcctgcgcccgccgttAGCTGCATCCTCGTTCTTTCGCCCTGCCAGATCGAGTTCCCGGCACGGCCGCAGCGTGACGCACCACCATGAAGACTGCAGGCAGGCTCTTCTACCTCTCCCTCTTCGCCCTCTGgacgccgccttcttcctgctCGTCTCAGGAATGCGTGGTACGAgcgcctccccgcccgcccgcgcaacGGCGCACGCGAACGCACGACTCGGCTGACCCTGTCCCAGATCTCCCCCAAGTCCATCGTTGACGATGCGTGCGCCTCGTTCGCCAcgctcgagaagctcaacgGCAACGTCAAGCCCTCGCTCGACAACCTAGTCCGATCGACCGACTTCTTCTCATACTACCGCCTCAACCTCTTCAACAAGCGATGCCCCTTCTGGGACGAGGAGAACGGCATCTGCGGCAACGTGGGATGCGCggtcgagacgctcgacaacgaggacgacatcCCCGAGGTGTGGCGCACCAGCGAGCTGAGCAAGCTCGAGGGACCCCACGCCAAGCACCCCGGCAGGACGGCGCAGCGACAGCACCCGGACCGGCCGCTGCagggcgagctcggcgacggggtgGGCGAGAGCTGCGTGTTCGAGTATGACGACGAgtgcgacgagcgcgacTACTGTGtccccgaggacgagagcgCCAGCTCCAAGGGCGACTACGTGAGCCTGCTCCGCAACCCGGAGCGCTTCACCGGCTacagcggcgagggcgccaagCAGGTCTGGGACGCCATCTACCGCGAGAACTGCTTCCAGAAGAGCTCGTTTCCGCGCTCGGCCGACCTCGGCGTCTCGGTGtggcccgccggcccggccgcgCTCGACTTCAAGCACGTCATGGACGCCGCGGGACGACACGCCCAGCTCCAggcgcagcgcctgcagAACCCCGAGGTGCCGTTTGTGGCCAACACGGgcttcgaggtcgacgacgagtgcCTCGAGAAGCGCGTCTTCTACCGCGTCGTGTCGGGCATGCACGCGAGCATCAGCGCCCACCTATGCTGGGACTTTCTCAACAAGACCACGGGCCAGTGGCAGCCGAACCTGGCGTGCTACGTCAGCCGCTTCGAGGGCCACGCCGACCGTGTCAGCAACCTGTACTTCAACTACGCGCTCGTGACGCGGGCCGTGGCGAAGCTGGGGCCGTACCTACGGGACGGCAAGTACACGTTCTGCACCGgcgacccggccgaggacCAGGCCACGCGGGCCAAGGTGCTCGAGGTGAcgcagcgggcggccagcGTCCCGCACATCTTTGACGAGAGCCTCATGTtcgtcaacggcgagggCCCGTCCCTTAAGGAGGACTTCCGCAACCGCTTCCGCAACATCAGCCGGCTCATGGACTGCGTCGGGTGCGACAAGTGCCGCCTCTGGGGCAAGATCCAGACCAACGGCTACGGCACGGCGCTCAAGGTGCTCTTCGAGTTCGACAACGAGCGGGAGCTGCCGGTGCTGAAGCGCACGGAGCTGGTCGCCCTGTTCAACACGTACGCCCGGCTGAGCGAGTCGCTGCGGGTCGTCGGGGAGTTTGGGAGGATGCTCAAGAGGcaagacggcgaggcgggcgacgccgtgtCGCCGAACCCGGACCCTGTAgagaaggccaaggcgaaggagaagacggagaccgaggccgagacggaCACAAAGCCCAAGCCGGCACCGAAAGGGAGGGCAGACGGGtacgaggaggacgaggccgtgcGCGAGTTCGtcgcgctgcgcctgcgggGACCCAAGAGCGACTCCCTATACCATCACTTTAGCTTCGAGCTGGAGCGCTTCCGGGCGGCCGTCAAGATTGTCGTCAGCGGGTGGCTGCGGGCGCCCAGGACATTGTAGGCTCCCCCTCCCGTCGCCCTCACTTCGCACCATGGCTAACGACCGCAGCTGGAACATCATCACATCGGAGACGCTGCGTCTGTACCAATTCTGGGTGGGCCTGCCCGTGAACCCGCGGCAGTGGACGGTGGCGTTTCCAGACATTAACCGGAACGAACTATAGCACTTGCATTGTCTTGGGGCGTCGGCGCATCCTGCTTTTGTGGTCTGTTATTTATGTACACTGCACGGTGCATTCAACGAGAGGCTGGCTGAGGGTGTTGCACATACTGTCGAGCATCTCCGTGCGGCTGTGCAGTCGACGCGAGAGGCGAATGGGCCCCGCCACTAAAGAGAGGCAAGGTCAAACTCTGCATACACCTGCTCCGGTGAATCCGAATGATGAAGATGCGCAAAAAAGCAGGGCATGATGAATGGTGTCGTGCGTGACAGACAGTCCACCGTGGAATCAAAAAGAATCACCGTGGGATCAAAAAGAATGACACCTGAGGGATTCGAACCCTCGCCTATTACTAGACCGCGAATAGGGAGATCGGAGAACCGATGCAAGAACCTGAACACGGCGCCTTAGACCACTCGGCCAAAGTGCCTATTGACTGGTTGTTGAAGGAGGGAGGCTTATTGTGGGTTGTGTAGGGTTCGCAACAGGGCTGGGGAAGATGGCGTGCACAGCGTGAGATGATTGGCAGACCGGCCGACTGCGGAGCGGTGGGGGgcgatggaggggcagctggcgcggcgacggctacCCTGAACAAACCACGGCTTTGATTTCAACGTCGTGAGCTCGGAGGAGCGATCCAACAAGGCTGCGATGCGATGAACTTGATTTGATGGACTCGGAATGTTGGCCATCGTGAGGAGCCGCGGTGGTCGTGGGGATGGGGTTGTGAAGACGTGGCTTCCGCGGGGGGATGCCGAGGTTGGACAAacttgccttgcctgcggCTTACAGATACAAATGTAGCATTCGCTGCCCTTTGCTACGAGGGGGACGTCCGCACATCTGCTGTCAAACCCATACTCtacagacacacacacacgacgACTCGGCATCTACGGTAAACATGTCACAAATTCGCCCCtcgcgcagcctcgccggcaaGGTGGCCATCGTGACAGGCGCGGGGAcgctcggcgagggcatcggcaACGGGCGGGCCACCGCGAtcctgctggccgaggatggggcggcggtggtgtgcgtggaccgcgacggcgcgctggcggagcgCACGGCGGAGATGATACGGGCCGAGGGCCGGGGcagggcgctggcgctggcggcggacgtgacgcgcgacgcggagtgcgcggcggtggtggaggcggcgctggatgCGTTTgggcgcgtcgacgtgctGGTCAACAACGTGGGCGTGCTGGGGGCGCGGGgaacggcgacggaggcggacGCGGAGGCATGGGCGCGGGGGCTCGAGGTCAACGTGACGAGCATGGCGCTCATGGCCAAGCACGCGATCCCGGCGATGCTGCGCAACGacatcaacaacaacgacgccgacgccgcgggagGGGGAATccgcggcagcatcgtcaacgTCGGGTCGGTGGCCGGCCTGCGGGGCGGGACGCCGAGCCTGCTGTACCCGACGAGCAAGGGCGCCGTGGTCAACATGAcgcgggccatggcggcgcaccacggcgcgcagggcgtgCGGGTCAACTGCGTGTGCCCGGGGATGCTGCACACGCCCATGATGGAcagccccgcggcgcccatgtcggcggagacgcgcgaggcgaggcgccggcggagccTGCTGGGCACCGAGGGCAGCGCgtgggacgcggcggcggcggtgcgcttcctggcgggcggggaggcgcgCTGGATCACGGGCACGGTGCTGACGGTGGATGCGGgcgcgacgtgctcgacggcgatTGCCATGGACTGAGGAGGGCGTCTCATGGGATGCCTGTgtggaagaggagggaggaggggcaggtGATGAAgagaggtcggcgaggaaagagagagagagagagagtctGGGGCTGTGCGCGGGCCGGGTCCGCATCGTcagcggccgggcggcgtctGGGGTTGGCGGAGGCAACAGGATGGTTGGAGCATACTGCTTTATACAGTTTGCGGAGGAGGCAGCCCGTCGATTGTCGATCCCGTGATGTCCAGGCGATgcgacctggccgccggtCGTGGCATGGCTGCGGAGGACGAGCAACGTTTGTTCAACGTTTCCCGCATAGGCAGTCGACTGTCAATTTGAAATGCAAACATGACGTTAGTGTTGGATACACATCGTCCGGCGAAGGCGAGTGAGGCAGAGGGGCAGTTAGTGCCCGAGAGTCCCGTCACCTCTGCGCCGGGGCCTGGGACGCACTGCGCCGCCTGTGAGGTGGCGCTGCACGCCGTGGTGCCTGCCGCCCCGCTGTAGAGAGGTACCTGTACCTAGGCCTAGTAACTGCTGGTGGTCGACTCTCCCGCTCCGCCGTGAGCATCACACCCTCACACCTCAGCACGGAGCCGCGCAGAGTCATAGACCATCGCCCATCGACATTGCCGCTCCATTGGACGCCGCGGCTGGACAATCGCAGCACGCTCAATCAGCCCAGCGACCTTGCAAGCTGCCCGGAGCCCGTTGCTAGCAAGCGGACAAATCTCTTAGGTAAGTAGGCCCTTTGTCCTGGCCCCTGAGCCGTGCGCGTGCCCGAGTCGCCCAGtacaccacacacacacacacatacactACACAAACACTCACACACTCACCATGGACATAAAagcgccgagcccgccgcgcaggcgagCACCACGGCATGCAACCCAAGTAGCCTAGCCACCAGCAACCATCCACATCATGTCGGGCCTCGCCTCAGCGCCCAAGCAGGGCACGTCGGCCTTCATCGTCAAGGGCGACAAGATCCTGgtcggccagcgcctcggaAGCCACGGCGCGGGCTCCTGGCAGCTGCCCGGCGGGCACTGCGAGCCGGGCGAGGGCTTCTTCGAGTGCGCCGTgcgcgaggtcaaggaggagacgttcctcgacgtcgacggcgtgcgcctcctcgccaacacCTACGACGCCTTCCCGCAAAACGACAAGCATTACGTCACCTggttcgtcctcgtcgagatgcgcgacgacgaggccgtcccCAAGGCCATGGAGCCCGACAAGTGCGCCTCGTGGCACTGGAtgtccgtcgccgacctgcgcCGCAAAAACATGTTCCTGCCCCTCGTCAACCTCTTCGACGTCAAGAAGACGTgggacgccgtcctcgccggctcCGCGCCCCTcatccgcctgcccgccaccgccggctcCGCCGCGCGCAACCTGCTCGTCCGCTGGGACACGCAGCCGGGGTCCGCtctgcgcgtcgacgccgccgccgggagcgtcaccctcggccgcggccgcgacctGGCCGTCGTGGACCCGAGCCCGGGCAACACGGCCTGCTCGCTCCAGATCGTGGTCCCGGGGCCGCACGGCGAGCACGTCTTTCCGCTCGGCAACGACGTcgtggcgctgggcgagggcgcgacATGCAAGGCCGAgtcggtcgtcgacggaTTCCACAAGGCCAGGGCGTGATGGGCTGTGTTTGGGGAGAggacgtatgtatgtactaGCTTAGATTCCGCAGACTTGCACAAAACACGGACACGATATCCAGTATGAAGAATAGTATGCACCTAGTATGCACGTAGCAAGTATTGCACTAGGCGAAATTGGCCCCATTCGCCCCACCTGTGACCCCCCAGCCCAAAGCAAGCTCCACGACAGTGACGACTGACGACGCACCACCAACAAGCTCCAGCTCCCAAGCATCGCGCATCCATTGCTCGCCCAGCATGTCGCCATGTCCCTCTCGgagcctcgccgtccgcgcctcctcccgcaGAACCGGAAGCTGCGCCACCTGAACGGCCTGTCGCTGCGCAATCTGTCCtttgcgccgcccgcccgccgcgccgccgccgacgatgcggccgctTCCGCCGTAGACCAGTCCCGTCGCCTCGAGGTCCtgcgcgaggccggccagcTGCATCTCTCGCGCTCCTCCGAGAGCCTGCACAGCGGTGCCACCTCCAGCGGACCTCCCCGTGCCGACAAGCGCCGCCCCGAggtgcgccagcgccgcaccAGCCTGACCTTTGCCCACGCCAACCCGGCGTCGCGGCAGcggaagctcgaggagctggtcgAGAACtccgtcggcgatgcctTCTTCTCCCTGCACGTGGCCGGATCGGACGATCCCGTCTACGTGAgcgaggtgcgcgagcgGTCAGCGGTGAGCTCCCCTCCATCACATCATTCCGACGGGCGGAACACGGGTTGCTGACGGGCGAAATGTAGAACTTTGACTTTCGCTTCTttgacctcgccgacgatggcttTTCGAGGGATTGTATTCTGACGGCGCGCGTCTGGTCGCGGCGCTCCGGCCAGCCGTGGACGCTGCTTCTGGAGGAGATTGTCGACCTACGCAGGCTCAATTTTATCGGCACGCTCATGGACCGGCGGTTCCCGCCCAACGCGCTCGTCTTTCACCTCGAGGACGGTGTCTACTCGCTCGATTTTGCGACCCGCGCTGCCGAACCCCGCCAGGCCCCTCCGCCTGTGGCCACGTCATCGTACAACGCGCTCATGAAGCTGGCCAACCTCGAGAGCTCGATCCGGGACGCCATGGACACGCAACGCCGCATCATGGAGCAAatcgacggcatcctcgagaGGAACCCGCCTGACGCGCGGGACAccgccggggaggaggccacgctggcggcgcggtacgtggcggcgcagcggcgcgccAATCGCCAGGCCCAGaagcggcgcgacgagctgcgcgagtcGCTGGCCAGCCGGCgagcggccatggcgcgcggccgcgaggcccaggcccgcgccgagcaggacgtCGCGCACAACCGAGAGCAGCTCGAAGCCTCGCGCTCGCTTGCGGCCGCGACGGAGCTCCAGATCcgcggccagcgtcgccgcatCTGCTCGGAGCTGTCCGACATGCTGCCCATCAGCCCCGTgccgggcgcgccgccgctgtcgtttCAGATCTgcgggctgccgctgcccaacTCGACCTacgacgcggcgacggcccgcaCCGTCAACGAGGACGTCGTGTCCGCCGCCCTGGGGCTCGTGGCGCTCGTCGTGCGCAACCTGCAGTTCTACCTCtccctgccgctgccctaCCCGCTCTACCCCTACGGCTCCCgctccgtcgcccgcgacgacatcTCCCTGCTGCCCGaccagcccgcgccgccgcccccgtcgcgccgcgagTTCCCGCTGCAcctgccgcgcggcggctcgtcccTCGGCCACTGGCGCTTCGAGTACGCCTGGTTCCTCCTCAAcaaggacgtcgaggccctgTGCGCGTCCCAGGGCCTGCGCGTCGTGGACATCCGACACTCCCTCCCCAACCTCAAGTACCTGCTCTACGTctgcagcgccggcaccgacgacgtgccCCAGCGCAAGAGGGGCGGTGTGCGCGGCCtctgggcgggcaggcgccTGCCGGGAGGGgtgcccgcgccctcgcccgccgccgaccaccaccgccccctGAGCAACGCACTCGCCGCGCACGACGCAGACCAGACGCGGCGCCTCAGCGAGAATTCAGACGGgctcggcgagcgcggcaCCGACAACCTCAACGGAAATGGCAACGGCGTACTGGACGCGGGACCGCTGGGCGAGCGCTTCACCCTGCGGACCAAGGGCCTGCGAGAAAACGTCGTGTGAGGAATGGATGCCGATGGACAAGGGCCGCGAACATCCGTCATGTGCATGAtacccagcagcagcagcagcagcagcatggcgtGCGCCGTGGCACTGTCGATTCGCCGTCGCAACAGCACCGTAGTCTACCTACAATACCGTACAATCAAAACAACCAAGCAACCAACCGTTCCAACGCCGTGCTAGAAAGCCACTCGTGGTGACGGACGAAATGTAGCCTCCCACCCCAAGTGCCGGCCTGTTCCCCCTTAACCGTCCCTTCCTGAGCCACCACCCGcgcgtggccgccatgctATGCCCTGTCCGTACGTGCAAACTTGACGCTCTTCCTGCGCTCTCGCTCCGACCCCGgcgtgccgacgagccgcgcGCTTCCCGGGCTCGAGCTGAGGATCCCGCCCGCGGGGGACGCGGAGCCGGCcttgccgctgacgccgccgccgacgccgccactgacaccaccaccacccatgAGGGCCTCGCGGGCCATGCCGACGGCCTTGCTCTGCGGcacgtcgttgccgtcgctCTTGACGCTCGCGGACCCGCCACCCCCGCCGCGAGCCTCGACCGcgcctgcgacggcggcggcgccggtgcccCGCGCGGGGCTcgtgcggcggctgttgctgcggctgttgttgttggacCGGTTGTAGTAGAGTGCGCCGCTGGCCCGGCGCTCGTggtggtgcgccgccgccgtcgactccggggtgctgcgcgcggcgtcggcggcggccacccgaccaatgtcctcggcgcgctgcgtcgccgtctcgccgcggTACCGGCCGGGGAGGCAGGCGTGCCCGCAGCCGtccgaggggcagcagccgtCGCTGTACTTGGCCGACGGGTCGCTCGACGGGGCCGGGTTCgggtccagcgccgcgtgCCACGTCTGCAGGCAGGAAGCGTGTCCGCCGTGCGCGCAGCCCGGGCAGAACCACCAGCCCTCGAGCCAAGTGTCCCCCGGgccgggcgcgtcggcgatCTCGGACGGGATGTCGGCCGGGCGCTCCGGCTCGCGGTGGCCGCAGACGGCACACGggcccatggcggcgcggcaccgcTCGCACGTCCAGACGGCCTCGCTCCCGCGCGCGGGGTCCACCTCGTGCGGCTTGCGGCACGACGGGCAGAAGAGCCCGACCTTGACCCCCTGCTGCGCGGGGCCGAAGATGGCCGTGTAGTTGTCGCCCCAGTCCGGCAGCCCGGCGGGCCAGCCCTCGACGCAGAGGTtgcgcagcagggcggcctcgacgaagAGGCTCatgcgcgcgaggcgggcgtggtgctgccgcaggatggcggcggcccggtggccgtcgatgacggaCTCGGGGACGAGCGGCTTGAGCAAgagcaccatggccgacgcgtTGAGCGCCGACGTGCGCGTTTCGAAGTCGAGCGCCCGCGTGAGCAGGGCGTACGGgtccagcggcgacggcagggcgtccttgtcggccagCGGGAACGGGTAAGgggggtcgtcgtcccacGGGAGGTAGTCCGTCTCGATGATGTGCTTGCGGGGGTCGTGCTTAGGCGACACGGCCGGCTTGGACGGGCTGCGCGACCtgtccaccacctccacgtCGGGCGCGTCCGACGGCTTGCGGTCCGAGTCCGTAAACGACTGCGACGGGTACTCGTCCGACTTGGTCGTCTGCGAGATCATGAACATGTCGTCGGACGAGTCCTTTCTGTACTTTGTCGGCGACTGGCGCcggctgtcgtcgtcgacgctcgacgcgctcgaccgCTCCAGTGTCGACTCCTGCCTCGCAATGGGCTTGGCAaagacgtcgccgctgctggagccgctcctcgccgaccgctTTCCCTCGGATATGGAAAACATCTGCCCGAAGCTCTCGTCCGAGTCGTGTCGCACCGCGCGGCCCCGGAACCGCGGCATCGGCAcgtcgatggccttggcgagcACCTCTGCGTCGTAAAAGTCGTAGCCCTCGGTGTACGACGTCTGCGAGTGctcgctgtcgtcgtggcTCGTGTCGGACACCGGCTCCGAgtcgaggcgccggcgcgggctctCCCTGAACGAGCCGTGTGCGGCCGGCCCGAGGTTGAGGCTCTCCGGCTCGACAATGGGCGTCAGCTTGCGGCCGTACTCGTACGCCTCGTGTTGTCCCGtggcgatgtcgtcggcgggccgcgCCACGGGCGTCGGCACATTGGACGTGCTCTCAATCTCCTCGGCTAGGAGCGATCGCGAAAGCAATCggccgtcgatgctgccgcccctctgcgtcgacggccgccgcggggtctcctcgccgccgtgggcgccggcgggcagcttcAGCCGGACCCGATCCTCGCTCGGCAGCTTCTGGAACTGCCCGATGCGGCGTTCAAGGTGGTACTGCGCTCGTCTGTTCAGCAGCAGGGTCATGGCGTACGCCAGGATCCTCCACGTCTGCGCGAGGCGGTACACGGTGGCGGTCTCGGCGGCTCGCGCGAACTGCTCCATGATGTGCCCGACCCTCTCGACCAGCGGCTTGCCCTCGACGCACGGCAGCTCCTTGTGGAGCGTCTCCAGGTACGCCCCCGACAGGAACTGATATAGGTGCACCGGCTTCGCCGCCGGGATGCGGCCAGAGGCCATGGCCTGCTGCGTCCGGAACACGCCCGTCACGCTGACGGACTGCTCGAGGTTCAGCAGCTTGTCCTCGGGGCCGGGCGGGGTCGTGCTCAGCTGCCTGCCGCTCAGGCGGCGCCTGTGCCTCCGGCGCGGGGCGAGAAAGGTGCCCATGACCTCGTCTTCGGAGTCGCTGCGGCTGACGctcagcaccggcggcgcgttggGGCTCGGGCTGTACGAGGTCTGGCGGTGCAGCTCGGGCTCGTGGACGACcgaggggcgcgggcgctgcgacTGGggccgctcgtcgaggaacatgacgacgtcgccgcgcggcgaaaaggccatggccgacgtcgactggCGGTCCAGCACCCGCGGCGCAAACGCCACGTCGCACTGGTTGAACATGCCGTCGGGGCCGACGGTCCAGAGCATGTCGCGGTCCTGCCAGgcgagcgccgacggcgagctctcGAAGCGCTCAATCTCCTTGTAGGGCATGGTCGGGCGCGCGAGGTCCCAGATGTGCACGGCCGAGGTGCCGTAGCGACGGttgctcgtctcgtcgtagctgacggcgacctgggccaggcggcgcgtctgggcggtggtggacCACAGGCCGGGCcgccaggcgacggcgacgacgggggccgGGGTGGAGATGGTGAACTTGGGCTTCTGCCTCTTGTCGGCCGAGGGCCCCAGGTCCCAGACGTGCATCTTggtgtcggcgccggcgctcaTGAGGTGGATGCCGTCCGGGTGCCAGGCGATGGCGGAGCAGCCCTTCTCGTGGGCGTTGAGGCGCAGCAGGGGCCGCGAGGGCTGGCGGACGTCCCACTTGAgaacgatgccgccgtcggtgcAGCAGGCCATCTCGTGGCCGACGCGCGGGGACCACTTGACCTGGCGGACGGACTCGATGCAGCGCAGCGGGGCGAAGCGCTGGCGGAAGGtgaggaggccggcgcggtTCTGGAggggcgtcgaggcgtcgaagacgcgggcggcgccgtcctggcTGCCCGACAGGACCCAGCTCTTGAGGTGCGGGTTCACGTCGAGCGTGTTGACCTGGCGCGAGTCCTCCTGCATCTGGATGTACTCGATGGGCTCCGAcgcggagccggcgccgaggcgggcgacatCGTAGGCGAAGATCTTGCCGCTGGCGCACGCGGTGAAGATGGTGGACGAGTTGCCGTGCCACTTGGCGTCGCGGATGTTGAGCtggtcggccgcgacgccgccgccggcgggcggctggcgggtggtgatggcggcgcggacgtcgacgccctgggAGACGGAGAAGCCGCCGGGCTCGAGCACGACCGTCTTGAGCACGTGGGggccggcgagcacggcggcgcggcggtccGGGGCGACATCGAagcaggcgacgggcgcgccggAGGGATAGACGGCGTTCTGCGACTTGGGCGGCCGGtaggtcggcggcgggacggcggggtccgggtcggcggcgcccttgccgagcaGCTTGCGCATGAGCTTGGAGTCGCGGTTATACATGGCGGCCGTGATGCGAGGGCGCCATTGCTGGGTCAATGGAGCATTGGGCGTGCGTAGTGAGGGTGTGAGGCTGAGGTGTGTGCGGGTGGCGATGTCGCGTGCTTCGCGGTCGATGGGGACGTTGCGGGTGGTGATGGTTGCGAGCACGAGGGAGGCAGTTGGAGACGCATGAATGTGGGGGAGCCGGAGGACAAGCATGAGGTGAACGAGCCGGAGCGAGGGTGCTCCCGTCAGTGTGGGGGCACACGAGCCCGGGCCTTCAGTGGAGGCTCCAACCGCCTGCCGGAGGTGATCAGTGACCGCCCAGGCACCTCAGACCCATGATTCAGTGGCCCCCAGGCCGTTTCGCAGCAGCCCTGGAGGTGTCCGAATCGACGCCTCGGCGGACTGGAGCGCAGCTACAGTGGTACAAAGCACAACCGGCCTCTCCAGGCCACGACTGCAATGCCCAACGCCATGATGCACCACGCCCCGGTCCCTCCCAGGGCCAGGCAGCTGGGACGGCCCGCACACGACACTGTGCGGTCCAGGCCCAGATCGCGGCCTGCCAGGGCTTCGGATCGGGGCTGTGCTGCTACGCACCCTTGGAAGTCAGCCTCAGCGGGACGGCCCATGCGTGTAAACGCCTCGCCCGGCGCGTCGACTGCACCCGCCATTGCAAAAGGTATATAATAAAGCTCGATGCCgtgcctgctgcccgcggTGCATCCGCAACGTACTAGGTAGACATGAGAGACTACGAGTATCAGCCCCTCGGCCCCGGCGAgatccgcctcctccgcctcgaggccgcccgcccggacGAGCCCCTGTCGGGCACCATCCTCCACCACCGGCTGCGCAACCCCGTCTACCGCCCCcgggccgaggagggcgatgcGGACGGCGGCTACCTCGAGCACGCGCTCGCCTACGAGGCCATCTCGTACCACTGGGGTGCCGACAACCAGACGCCCTTtgacgtcgtcatcgaccaTGGCTCCGTCATCCGCATCACGGCCTCGCTGCACACGATCCtgcgtcgcctcgtcctgcCCGACGGCCCGCGCGTGCTCTGGGCCGACGCCATATGCATCAACCAGGTCACCTCGGCCGACAACCGCGAAAAGGGCGAGCAGATCCAGATGATGCCCGACATCTACCGCATCGCGTCGTGCGTCCAGGTCTacctcggccccggcgccgacgacgtcgccctcgccctcgacttCATCCGCTCCATCGCCGACTACTCCGAGTACCTCGACACCtcgcagcacgacgacggcgagaccgccacggccctcgcccagcagcgcggctTCGTCCTGCCCCCCGTGGGCGACCCGCGATGGCCCGCCCTCCGCGCTTTTCTGCGCCGGCCCTGGTTCCGCCGCGTCTGGATCATCCAAGAGTTCGTCTATGCgaccgacgtcgccgtcacctGCGGCGACCACGACATCGACTGGCACCTCCTGTGGCTCTGCGCCAAGGCCTACGCCGACAACCGCCAGCTCATCTACACCGGCTACTCCC
This region of Purpureocillium takamizusanense chromosome 9, complete sequence genomic DNA includes:
- the ERO1 gene encoding endoplasmic oxidoreductin-1 (COG:O~SECRETED:SignalP(1-24~SECRETED:cutsite=CSS-QE~SECRETED:prob=0.4859)~BUSCO:EOG09261JR0~EggNog:ENOG503NUWS) translates to MKTAGRLFYLSLFALWTPPSSCSSQECVISPKSIVDDACASFATLEKLNGNVKPSLDNLVRSTDFFSYYRLNLFNKRCPFWDEENGICGNVGCAVETLDNEDDIPEVWRTSELSKLEGPHAKHPGRTAQRQHPDRPLQGELGDGVGESCVFEYDDECDERDYCVPEDESASSKGDYVSLLRNPERFTGYSGEGAKQVWDAIYRENCFQKSSFPRSADLGVSVWPAGPAALDFKHVMDAAGRHAQLQAQRLQNPEVPFVANTGFEVDDECLEKRVFYRVVSGMHASISAHLCWDFLNKTTGQWQPNLACYVSRFEGHADRVSNLYFNYALVTRAVAKLGPYLRDGKYTFCTGDPAEDQATRAKVLEVTQRAASVPHIFDESLMFVNGEGPSLKEDFRNRFRNISRLMDCVGCDKCRLWGKIQTNGYGTALKVLFEFDNERELPVLKRTELVALFNTYARLSESLRVVGEFGRMLKRQDGEAGDAVSPNPDPVEKAKAKEKTETEAETDTKPKPAPKGRADGYEEDEAVREFVALRLRGPKSDSLYHHFSFELERFRAAVKIVVSGWLRAPRTFWNIITSETLRLYQFWVGLPVNPRQWTVAFPDINRNEL
- a CDS encoding uncharacterized protein (EggNog:ENOG503NV95~COG:I~COG:Q); translated protein: MSQIRPSRSLAGKVAIVTGAGTLGEGIGNGRATAILLAEDGAAVVCVDRDGALAERTAEMIRAEGRGRALALAADVTRDAECAAVVEAALDAFGRVDVLVNNVGVLGARGTATEADAEAWARGLEVNVTSMALMAKHAIPAMLRNDINNNDADAAGGGIRGSIVNVGSVAGLRGGTPSLLYPTSKGAVVNMTRAMAAHHGAQGVRVNCVCPGMLHTPMMDSPAAPMSAETREARRRRSLLGTEGSAWDAAAAVRFLAGGEARWITGTVLTVDAGATCSTAIAMD
- a CDS encoding 8-oxo-dGTP diphosphatase (EggNog:ENOG503P4V1~COG:L); protein product: MSGLASAPKQGTSAFIVKGDKILVGQRLGSHGAGSWQLPGGHCEPGEGFFECAVREVKEETFLDVDGVRLLANTYDAFPQNDKHYVTWFVLVEMRDDEAVPKAMEPDKCASWHWMSVADLRRKNMFLPLVNLFDVKKTWDAVLAGSAPLIRLPATAGSAARNLLVRWDTQPGSALRVDAAAGSVTLGRGRDLAVVDPSPGNTACSLQIVVPGPHGEHVFPLGNDVVALGEGATCKAESVVDGFHKARA
- a CDS encoding uncharacterized protein (COG:S~EggNog:ENOG503NU5N) is translated as MSLSEPRRPRLLPQNRKLRHLNGLSLRNLSFAPPARRAAADDAAASAVDQSRRLEVLREAGQLHLSRSSESLHSGATSSGPPRADKRRPEVRQRRTSLTFAHANPASRQRKLEELVENSVGDAFFSLHVAGSDDPVYVSEVRERSANFDFRFFDLADDGFSRDCILTARVWSRRSGQPWTLLLEEIVDLRRLNFIGTLMDRRFPPNALVFHLEDGVYSLDFATRAAEPRQAPPPVATSSYNALMKLANLESSIRDAMDTQRRIMEQIDGILERNPPDARDTAGEEATLAARYVAAQRRANRQAQKRRDELRESLASRRAAMARGREAQARAEQDVAHNREQLEASRSLAAATELQIRGQRRRICSELSDMLPISPVPGAPPLSFQICGLPLPNSTYDAATARTVNEDVVSAALGLVALVVRNLQFYLSLPLPYPLYPYGSRSVARDDISLLPDQPAPPPPSRREFPLHLPRGGSSLGHWRFEYAWFLLNKDVEALCASQGLRVVDIRHSLPNLKYLLYVCSAGTDDVPQRKRGGVRGLWAGRRLPGGVPAPSPAADHHRPLSNALAAHDADQTRRLSENSDGLGERGTDNLNGNGNGVLDAGPLGERFTLRTKGLRENVV